Proteins co-encoded in one Papaver somniferum cultivar HN1 chromosome 5, ASM357369v1, whole genome shotgun sequence genomic window:
- the LOC113278135 gene encoding expansin-B5-like: protein MASLKMFLQTYWYFFTILFFIRHCSCFNPKLSDASSLAAVSAGATWYGGPFSDGSEGGACGYEKDVGTPPFASMISAGGPSLFKNGNGCGNCYEVKCTAAAHPSCSGKPVRVVITDSCPGGPCVQESVHFDLSGPAFGAMAIRGQEDRLRNAGHVPVQYQRVKCNYRTNIVFRVDPGSNPFFFSTLVEYENTDSDIVSIELRDISSNWKPMQRSMSAKWKLNSPTPLKGPFSLRLKAANGRTIVAQNVIPAGWRPGATYRSNVNF from the exons ATGGCTTCTCTTAAGATGTTTCTCCAAACGTATTGGTATTTCTTTACCATCTTGTTTTTCATTCGTCATTGTTCATGTTTCAATCCTAAACTCTCAGATGCTTCGTCGCTGGCTGCTGTGTCTGCTGGAGCTACATGGTACGGAGGACCATTTTCTGATGGTAGTGAAG GTGGCGCTTGCGGTTATGAGAAGGATGTAGGGACACCACCTTTCGCTTCGATGATATCAGCTGGTGGCCCTTCTCTTTTTAAGAACGGTAACGGGTGCGGTAACTGTTATGAAGTGAAATGCACGGCAGCCGCACATCCATCTTGCTCAGGAAAACCAGTACGTGTGGTAATTACAGACTCTTGTCCAGGTGGACCTTGTGTTCAAGAATCAGTCCATTTTGATTTGAGCGGTCCTGCTTTTGGAGCCATGGCTATTCGCGGCCAAGAAGATAGATTGAGGAATGCTGGCCACGTGCCAGTACAATATCAACG AGTCAAATGCAACTACCGCACCAATATAGTGTTTAGGGTGGATCCTGGTTCGaaccctttttttttctctacTCTGGTTGaatatgaaaacacagatagCGATATCGTTTCCATTGAACTTCGAGATATATCTTCGAATTGGAAACCAATGCAGCGATCAATGAGTGCTAAGTGGAAGTTGAACTCACCAACTCCATTGAAAGGTCCATTTTCTCTTCGTCTCAAGGCAGCTAATGGGAGGACGATTGTTGCCCAAAACGTTATTCCAGCAGGGTGGCGACCTGGTGCTACATATCGGTCCAACGTCAATTTTTAA
- the LOC113283648 gene encoding uncharacterized protein LOC113283648: MDTFATRSNRVLHSTCSGGDEDSEEKEAIRMEKELIRLDKEEIRLEKESIRLERDSIRLEREAISLEKEAIRLEKEAIRSEKEAIRSEKEAVQQGLYEVEDVRRKRVSKGQTQYLIKWLGWPESHNTWEPIENLQECLDIVAAFEERLCSRGRKRKRKGTFSQPMKTETIDEEGKGNETIDNLFSKSGAKWMTYENDRMFENENTSVLDLDDAQNGDGEGPTRDVAAGDQHEEEMFSNPCSNGVQDVCVESAAISEPNLVLDKEVLEEQSNASVCEANIATSVVLDSEVKGCSQDDRNFTVEVGSQPHPSERTEDHWKPCPTDLPCASKSAQGSPPRKTSCQQGSPSTEEVTQVNSKMSSHTSHESPRKSADDTTTAGLEVPNDKASPLKNELLLCKEECQDSEGGTDQGTDQFISIPDAPGKDDLLKSFTKTLEKVTPKKQIKRSWDSTLSTLSPRSLGVVKCVVPAEEIRPLGSIEGSNTEPSLVPTVQPSSLPDLNISIPTLTSFQHPPTDSR, from the exons ATGGATACATTTGCCACTAGAAGTAACAGGGTGCTGCACTCCACTTGTAGTGGTGGAGATGAGGATTCCGAAGAGAAAGAAGCAATTAGGATGGAGAAAGAATTAATTAGGTTAGATAAAGAAGAAATCAGGCTTGAAAAGGAATCAATTAGGTTAGAAAGGGACTCAATTAGGTTAGAAAGGGAAGCAATTAGCTTAGAAAAGGAAGCAATTCGGTTAGAAAAGGAAGCAATTAGGTCAGAAAAGGAAGCAATTAGGTCAGAAAAGGAAGCAGTACAGCAAGGTTTGTATGAAGTCGAAGATGTGAGAAGGAAAAGGGTTTCCAAG GGGCAAacacaatatcttataaaatg GCTTGGTTGGCCGGAGTCGCATAATACATGGGAACCTATTGAGAATCTacaagaatgtttagatattgtcGCTGCATTTGAAGAAAG GTTATGTTCGAGAGGGCGAAAGAGGAAGCGGAAAGGTACTTTTTCTCAACCCATGAAGACAGAGACTATTGACGAAGAGGGAAAAGGAAATGAGACTATTGACAACTTATTTTCTAAGAGTG GAGCTAAATGGATGACTTATGAAAACGATAGGATGTTTGAGAATGAAAATACTTCCGTATTGGACCTAGACGATGCTCaaaatggagatggtgaaggACCGACAAGGGATGTTGCTGCAGGTGATCAGCATGAGGAGGAAATGTTTTCTAACCCATGTTCTAATGGTGTACAAGATGTGTGTGTCGAGTCTGCAGCAATAAG TGAGCCCAACCTAGTTTTAGATAAAGAAGTTTTAGAGGAACAATCTAATGCCTCCGTCTGTGAGGCCAATATAGCCACCTCTGTGGTCCTTGATTCTGAGGTTAAAGGTTGCTCACAAGATGACAGAAATTTCACTGTTGAGGTCGGCTCACAGCCGCATCCATCTGAGAGGACTGAAGATCACTGGAAGCCGTGTCCCACTGATCTTCCTTGTGCATCTAAG AGTGCCCAGGGATCTCCTCCAAGAAAAACATCTTGCCAACAGGGTTCTCCTTCAACAGAAGAAGTTACACAAGTGAATTCCAAGATGTCATCACATACTTCTCATGAAAGTCCTCGAAAATCTGCTGATGATACAACAACAGCTGGCTTGGAAGTTCCTAATGATAAAGCAAGTCCTCTTAAAAATGAGCTGCTCTTATGTAAAGAAGAGTGTCAAGACAGCGAGGGTGGCACTGATCAGGGAACCGATCAATTCATCTCTATTCCTGATGCTCCCGGAAAAGATGATCTCCTCAAAAGTTTCACTAAAACCCTTGAAAAGGTTACCCCTAAAAAACAGATAAAAAGAAGCTGGGACAGCACATTAAGTACATTGTCCCCTAGGTCATTGGGCGTTGTGAAATGTGTTGTCCCTGCAGAAGAGATTAGACCACTTGGATCTATTGAGGGCAGCAATACTGAACCTAGTCTTGTTCCAACGGTTCAACCGTCTAGTCTGCCAGATTTGAATATTTCAATTCCAACCTTGACCTCATTTCAACATCCTCCCACAGATTCGCGATAA